In the Arthrobacter zhaoxinii genome, one interval contains:
- a CDS encoding APC family permease yields MLTFFNALKRILVGRPYGNERLSHTLLPKRIALPVFASDALSSAAYAPDEILLTLALAGVAAVTLSPWVGLAVIIVLLTVVASYRQNVHAYPSGGGDYEIASTNLGKPAGLTVASALLVDYVLTVAVSMSSAASYLVTAIPALHGTQATIAVIGVAVLVLVNLRGIREAGALFAVPTYIFMASVLGMCLTGLIQFLSGDLQQAPSASFELVKESGFDEGLVGLAGALLLLRAFSSGAAALTGVEAISNGVPTFRKPKSANAATTLLLLGVISAAMIGGIIAMANLTKVHVAQHPETQLTVNGDPVGDEYVQHPVISQLAETIFGDGSIAFYLVVAATGLILVFASNTAFNGFPVLASILAKDGFLPRQMRTRGDRLAFSNGIIALGVGALVLIVAFDADVTQLIQLYIVGVFVSFTASQLGMIRHWTGKLRTERDKDVRRRMHRSRAINSLGFGMTALVLLIVIITKFTHGAWIALLAMAVLYVIMYSIRVHYDTVARELALNENDHGLALPSRVNAVILISQVHKPALRAIAYARASRPSSLNAIIVDLDPEDTRRTLADWERLQIPVPLTVLSSPYRETISPVLAYLRDARRNAPRELFVVYIPEYVVGRWWEQLVHNQTALRIKARLHFEPAIMVASVPWQLASSHDAHGEPAGGPGASNRG; encoded by the coding sequence GTGCTCACATTCTTCAATGCGCTCAAGCGCATTCTGGTCGGGCGTCCTTACGGCAACGAACGGCTCTCGCACACCCTCCTTCCCAAGCGGATTGCGCTCCCGGTTTTCGCCTCGGACGCCCTCTCCTCGGCCGCGTACGCGCCCGACGAAATCCTCCTCACCCTGGCACTGGCCGGCGTCGCTGCCGTGACCCTCTCCCCCTGGGTGGGGCTGGCCGTCATCATTGTGCTGCTCACAGTGGTGGCCTCCTACCGGCAGAACGTCCATGCCTACCCGTCCGGCGGCGGCGACTACGAAATTGCCAGCACCAATCTGGGCAAGCCTGCCGGCCTTACCGTCGCCTCCGCGCTGCTGGTGGACTACGTGCTCACTGTGGCTGTGTCCATGTCCTCCGCGGCGTCCTATCTGGTGACAGCCATTCCCGCGCTGCACGGCACCCAGGCCACCATCGCCGTGATCGGCGTGGCGGTACTGGTCCTGGTGAACCTCCGCGGCATCCGGGAGGCCGGCGCCCTGTTTGCCGTACCCACCTACATCTTCATGGCCTCCGTGCTGGGCATGTGCCTCACCGGCCTTATCCAGTTCCTGAGCGGAGATCTGCAGCAGGCACCGTCCGCCTCCTTCGAACTGGTGAAGGAATCCGGTTTCGACGAGGGACTCGTGGGGCTTGCCGGCGCCCTCCTGCTGCTGCGTGCCTTCTCCTCGGGTGCCGCCGCGCTCACCGGCGTCGAAGCCATCAGCAACGGCGTACCGACCTTCCGCAAGCCCAAGAGCGCCAATGCCGCGACCACCCTGCTGCTCCTGGGCGTGATCTCCGCAGCCATGATCGGCGGCATCATCGCCATGGCCAACCTCACCAAGGTCCATGTGGCGCAGCATCCCGAAACCCAGCTCACCGTCAACGGTGACCCGGTGGGCGACGAGTACGTGCAGCATCCGGTCATCAGCCAGCTGGCGGAAACCATTTTCGGCGACGGCAGCATCGCGTTCTACCTGGTGGTGGCCGCCACCGGGCTGATTCTGGTGTTCGCCTCCAACACCGCGTTCAACGGCTTCCCGGTGCTGGCCTCGATCCTGGCAAAGGACGGGTTCCTGCCCCGCCAGATGCGCACCCGCGGGGACCGGCTGGCCTTCAGCAACGGCATCATTGCCCTGGGTGTGGGCGCCCTGGTGCTGATTGTCGCCTTCGATGCGGATGTCACCCAGCTGATCCAGCTCTACATTGTCGGGGTCTTCGTTTCCTTCACTGCCAGCCAGCTGGGCATGATCCGGCACTGGACGGGGAAGCTCCGTACCGAACGGGACAAGGACGTACGACGGCGGATGCACCGCTCCCGCGCGATCAATTCCCTCGGCTTCGGCATGACGGCCCTGGTGCTGCTCATTGTCATCATTACCAAATTCACCCACGGCGCATGGATCGCCCTGCTCGCCATGGCCGTGCTGTACGTGATCATGTACAGCATCCGGGTCCACTACGACACCGTCGCCCGCGAACTCGCGCTGAATGAAAACGACCACGGCCTGGCGCTGCCTTCCCGGGTCAACGCCGTGATCCTGATTTCGCAGGTGCACAAGCCGGCGCTGCGGGCCATTGCCTACGCACGGGCGTCCCGCCCCTCCAGCCTGAACGCGATCATCGTGGACCTGGATCCGGAGGACACCCGCCGCACACTGGCCGACTGGGAGCGCCTGCAGATCCCGGTACCCCTGACGGTGCTGTCCTCGCCGTACCGCGAGACCATCTCCCCCGTGCTGGCGTACCTGCGCGATGCCCGGCGCAACGCGCCGCGGGAACTGTTTGTGGTCTACATTCCGGAGTACGTGGTGGGCCGCTGGTGGGAGCAGCTGGTGCACAACCAGACCGCCCTGCGCATCAAGGCCCGGCTGCACTTCGAGCCGGCCATCATGGTCGCTTCCGTGCCGTGGCAGCTGGCCTCCAGCCATGATGCCCACGGAGAGCCCGCAGGCGGTCCGGGCGCCTCAAACCGGGGCTAG
- a CDS encoding cell division protein CrgA, translating to MPKSKPRKKAVTKKKQARRAEHEVNALLRGETAYFSDEAEALLTARGWISERDQPGGPDQGDAWYWMPSQLPAYLEEGEPVPTSIYPSSENTFVSQLATPDGSVPPVAQTEYDSLEALEADLDRLQAYRVPDDAWTVLGGGPSAEETPGDLIDSITEEWELIAELIHFPYSSDAGPRSFAAVEQAVQDGRLTEYAYRSVLAGREAQ from the coding sequence ATGCCCAAGTCCAAGCCCCGCAAGAAGGCCGTCACCAAGAAGAAGCAGGCCCGCCGGGCCGAGCATGAAGTCAACGCCCTGCTGCGCGGTGAAACCGCCTACTTCAGCGACGAGGCGGAGGCACTGCTCACCGCCCGCGGCTGGATCAGCGAGCGGGACCAGCCCGGCGGACCCGATCAGGGCGACGCCTGGTACTGGATGCCCTCCCAGCTGCCCGCCTACCTGGAGGAAGGCGAGCCGGTACCCACCTCCATCTACCCGTCCTCCGAAAACACCTTCGTCAGCCAGCTGGCGACGCCGGACGGTTCCGTTCCCCCGGTGGCACAGACCGAGTACGACTCCCTTGAAGCACTCGAGGCGGACCTGGACAGGCTGCAGGCCTACCGGGTGCCCGACGACGCGTGGACCGTCCTGGGCGGCGGTCCTTCCGCCGAGGAGACCCCCGGTGACCTCATTGACTCCATCACCGAGGAGTGGGAGCTCATCGCCGAGCTCATCCACTTCCCGTACAGCAGCGACGCCGGTCCGCGTTCCTTTGCGGCCGTCGAGCAGGCCGTGCAGGACGGCCGGCTCACCGAGTACGCCTACCGGTCGGTCCTGGCTGGCCGCGAAGCACAGTAA
- the dnaB gene encoding replicative DNA helicase — MSLTHTDSPASTSSPDFARTPPQDLVAEQSVLGGMMLSKDAIADCVEVLRGLDFYRPAHEAIYEAIIDLYGRGEPADAVTVSDELTKRGEIGRIGGPAYLHTLIQSVPTAANAGFYAEIVRERAVLRRLVGAGTKIVQLGYSNEGMEVDDIVNAAQAEIYAVAERRTAEDYVPLKDIIEGTVDEIESAGHRGEGMTGVPTGFYELDELTQGLHPGQMIVIAARPAVGKSTFALDFARSAAIKNNMTTVFFSLEMGRNEIAMRLLSAEATIGLQDLRKGTIKDEQWGKIATTMGRMNDAPLFIDDSPNMSLMEIRAKCRRLKQRHDLKLVVLDYLQLMSSGKKVESRQQEVSEFSRALKLLAKELEVPVIALSQLNRGSEQRTDKKPMVSDLRESGSIEQDADMVILLHREDIYDKESPRAGEADVIVAKHRNGPTKTIVVGFQGHYSRFSNMAVEGGSGF, encoded by the coding sequence GTGTCGCTCACGCATACGGACTCCCCGGCATCAACATCAAGTCCGGACTTTGCGAGGACACCGCCCCAGGACCTTGTGGCCGAACAGTCGGTACTTGGCGGCATGATGCTGTCCAAGGACGCCATCGCAGACTGTGTGGAGGTTCTACGGGGCCTCGACTTCTACCGCCCGGCCCATGAGGCCATCTACGAGGCCATTATTGATCTCTACGGCCGCGGCGAACCGGCGGATGCCGTCACCGTGTCGGATGAACTCACCAAGCGCGGCGAGATCGGCCGCATCGGCGGCCCTGCCTATCTGCACACGCTGATCCAGTCCGTTCCCACCGCTGCCAATGCAGGTTTCTATGCCGAAATTGTGCGCGAGCGGGCCGTTCTCCGCCGTCTGGTCGGCGCGGGCACCAAGATTGTCCAGCTTGGCTACTCCAACGAGGGCATGGAGGTGGATGACATTGTCAACGCCGCCCAGGCCGAGATCTACGCCGTGGCCGAGCGCCGCACGGCGGAAGACTACGTACCGCTGAAGGACATCATCGAAGGCACGGTGGACGAAATCGAGTCCGCCGGGCACCGGGGCGAGGGCATGACCGGCGTCCCCACCGGCTTCTACGAACTCGATGAGCTCACCCAGGGCCTGCACCCGGGCCAGATGATCGTCATCGCCGCCCGTCCCGCCGTCGGTAAGTCCACCTTCGCGCTGGACTTTGCCCGCTCTGCGGCCATCAAGAACAACATGACCACCGTCTTCTTCTCGCTGGAAATGGGCCGCAACGAAATCGCCATGCGCCTGCTCTCCGCGGAAGCGACCATAGGCCTCCAGGACCTGCGCAAGGGCACCATCAAGGACGAGCAGTGGGGCAAGATCGCCACCACGATGGGCCGGATGAATGACGCGCCGCTGTTTATCGACGACAGCCCGAACATGTCCCTGATGGAAATCCGAGCCAAGTGCCGTCGCCTGAAGCAGCGCCATGACCTCAAGCTCGTGGTGCTGGACTACCTGCAGCTGATGTCCTCGGGCAAAAAGGTGGAGTCCCGCCAGCAGGAAGTTTCCGAGTTCTCGCGTGCGCTGAAGCTGCTCGCCAAGGAACTCGAAGTACCCGTCATCGCGCTGTCGCAGCTGAACCGTGGTTCCGAGCAGCGCACCGACAAGAAGCCGATGGTGTCCGACCTGCGTGAGTCCGGCTCCATTGAGCAGGACGCTGACATGGTCATCCTGCTGCACCGCGAGGACATCTACGACAAGGAGTCCCCGCGCGCCGGCGAGGCCGACGTTATTGTCGCCAAGCACCGTAACGGCCCCACCAAGACGATCGTTGTAGGGTTCCAGGGCCACTATTCGCGCTTCTCGAACATGGCGGTAGAGGGCGGCAGCGGCTTCTAG
- the rplI gene encoding 50S ribosomal protein L9 translates to MAKLILTHEVTGLGAAGDVIEVKDGYARNYLLPRGFALTWTKGGEKQVESIKAARAAREHASLEDAQKQAAALSAKPVKLTVKAGESGRLFGTVKPADVAAAVEAAGLGAIDKRKVELPTHIKSVGSFQANVRLHNDVAAVIDLEVVAG, encoded by the coding sequence ATGGCAAAGCTCATTCTGACCCACGAAGTAACCGGTCTCGGCGCTGCCGGCGACGTCATCGAGGTTAAGGACGGTTACGCACGTAACTACCTCCTGCCCCGCGGCTTCGCTCTGACCTGGACCAAGGGTGGCGAGAAGCAGGTTGAGTCCATCAAGGCTGCCCGCGCTGCCCGCGAGCACGCTTCCCTGGAAGATGCTCAGAAGCAGGCTGCTGCTCTCTCCGCCAAGCCGGTCAAGCTGACCGTCAAGGCCGGCGAGTCCGGACGCCTCTTCGGTACCGTCAAGCCCGCCGACGTTGCTGCCGCTGTTGAAGCCGCCGGTCTCGGCGCCATCGACAAGCGCAAGGTTGAACTGCCGACGCACATCAAGTCGGTTGGTTCCTTCCAGGCCAACGTCCGCCTGCACAACGATGTTGCAGCCGTCATCGACCTTGAGGTCGTTGCAGGCTAG
- the rpsR gene encoding 30S ribosomal protein S18 has protein sequence MAKAELRKPKPKSNPLKAADITVIDYKDVALLRKFISDRGKIRARRVTGVSVQEQRKIAQAIKNAREVALLPYSGAGRG, from the coding sequence ATGGCTAAGGCTGAACTTCGCAAGCCCAAACCAAAGTCCAATCCCTTGAAGGCCGCTGACATCACTGTCATCGACTACAAGGACGTAGCATTGCTGCGCAAGTTCATTTCCGACCGCGGAAAGATCCGCGCTCGTCGCGTAACTGGCGTCTCCGTGCAGGAACAGCGCAAGATCGCCCAGGCAATCAAGAATGCCCGCGAAGTTGCTCTCCTGCCTTACTCCGGCGCTGGCCGCGGCTAA
- a CDS encoding single-stranded DNA-binding protein: MAGETTITVVGNLTNDPELRFTPSGSAVANFTIASTPRTFDRQSNEWKDGETLFLRASVWREAAENVAESLTKGTRVVCQGRLKSRSYETKEGEKRTVMELEVDEIGPSLRYASAKVTRTQRSGGGGGGGFGGSNGGGGGGFGGNSNSGWGGGQQQQPQSAPADDPWGAPAGGNSGGWGSGPDSNDPPF; this comes from the coding sequence ATGGCAGGCGAGACAACAATCACCGTCGTCGGTAACCTAACCAACGACCCGGAACTGCGGTTCACTCCGTCCGGTTCGGCAGTGGCGAACTTCACCATTGCTTCAACCCCTCGGACCTTCGACCGTCAGTCCAACGAGTGGAAGGACGGCGAAACGCTGTTCCTCCGTGCGTCTGTCTGGCGTGAAGCTGCTGAAAACGTCGCCGAGTCCCTTACCAAGGGAACCCGCGTAGTTTGCCAGGGCCGCCTGAAGTCGCGTTCGTACGAAACCAAAGAGGGCGAAAAGCGCACCGTAATGGAGCTTGAGGTCGATGAAATCGGCCCCTCGCTGCGTTATGCCTCTGCCAAGGTCACCCGCACCCAGCGCTCCGGCGGTGGTGGCGGCGGTGGCTTCGGCGGCAGCAACGGCGGCGGTGGCGGCGGCTTCGGCGGCAACTCCAACTCCGGTTGGGGCGGCGGCCAGCAGCAGCAGCCACAGTCCGCACCGGCTGACGATCCCTGGGGCGCCCCTGCGGGCGGCAACTCCGGTGGATGGGGCAGCGGCCCGGATTCGAACGATCCGCCCTTCTAA
- the rpsF gene encoding 30S ribosomal protein S6 — MRAYELMVIIDPEVEERTVEPSLDKFLNVVRNDGGTIDKVDIWGRRRLAYEIQKKTEGIYAVVNFTGTPAAAAELDRQLSLNETIMRTKIIRPEEQKISKKDAKKAAKDAAKVSAE; from the coding sequence ATGCGTGCTTATGAACTGATGGTAATCATCGACCCCGAGGTCGAAGAGCGTACCGTCGAGCCTTCGCTCGACAAGTTCCTCAATGTTGTCCGCAACGATGGTGGAACCATCGACAAGGTAGACATCTGGGGCCGTCGTCGACTGGCCTACGAAATCCAGAAAAAGACTGAAGGCATCTACGCGGTGGTTAACTTCACCGGTACGCCTGCAGCAGCAGCCGAGCTTGATCGCCAGCTGAGCCTTAACGAGACCATCATGCGCACCAAGATCATCCGCCCGGAAGAGCAGAAGATCTCGAAGAAGGATGCCAAGAAGGCCGCTAAGGACGCTGCAAAGGTTTCCGCAGAATAA
- a CDS encoding M18 family aminopeptidase, with translation MSNALAHVNDLGAFVSASPSSFHAAREGARRLTEAGFTAVLETGDFPRSAGKFFVVRDGAFIAWVTPEAAGPATGFSILGTHTDSPSFKLKPRPTTGRLGWLQAGVEVYGGPLLNSWLDRELQLAGRMVTLDGVERLVETGPLMRFPQLAIHLDRAVNEGLKLDKQQHMNPVWGLGDPSASDLVALLAAKAGLAPEEIGGYDIVAADTQAPQIFGAEGEFFASGRLDNLSSVHAGVVALIAADVAPTAPVAVLAAFDHEEVGSGSRSGAAGPFLEDVLLRISDGLGATTAERARGLAASFCISADVGHSVHPNYAERHDPANHPVLNGGPLLKINANQRYTTDAPGAARWAALCAAAGVPYQEFVSHNSVPCGSTIGPLTATRLGIRTVDVGIPVLSMHSAREMAGVEDPLRLAAVAQLFFASGAA, from the coding sequence ATGTCCAACGCATTGGCCCACGTAAATGATCTCGGCGCGTTTGTCAGCGCCTCACCGTCCAGCTTCCACGCAGCGCGCGAAGGTGCGCGCCGCCTCACGGAGGCGGGATTCACCGCAGTACTCGAGACCGGGGATTTCCCCCGCTCGGCCGGAAAGTTCTTTGTGGTGCGCGACGGCGCATTCATCGCCTGGGTCACTCCCGAAGCCGCCGGCCCCGCCACCGGTTTCTCGATCCTGGGTACCCACACCGATTCCCCGTCCTTCAAGCTCAAGCCCCGGCCCACCACCGGCCGGCTCGGCTGGCTGCAGGCCGGCGTCGAAGTGTACGGCGGCCCGCTGCTGAACTCCTGGCTGGACCGGGAGCTGCAGCTTGCCGGGCGCATGGTCACCCTGGACGGTGTTGAGCGGCTCGTGGAGACCGGTCCGCTGATGCGTTTCCCCCAGCTGGCCATCCACCTGGACCGGGCCGTGAATGAAGGCCTGAAACTGGACAAGCAGCAGCACATGAACCCGGTATGGGGACTGGGGGACCCCTCCGCCTCGGACCTCGTGGCGCTGCTGGCAGCGAAGGCCGGCCTGGCGCCGGAGGAGATCGGCGGATACGACATTGTCGCCGCGGACACCCAGGCGCCGCAGATTTTCGGCGCCGAGGGCGAATTCTTCGCCTCGGGACGGCTGGACAACCTTTCCTCCGTCCACGCCGGCGTCGTCGCCCTTATTGCCGCCGACGTCGCACCCACCGCGCCGGTTGCCGTGCTCGCGGCCTTCGACCATGAAGAGGTGGGCAGCGGGAGCCGGTCGGGAGCCGCCGGGCCGTTCCTCGAAGACGTCCTCCTGCGGATCAGCGACGGACTGGGCGCCACGACGGCGGAGCGTGCACGGGGGCTGGCTGCCTCCTTCTGCATTTCCGCGGACGTCGGCCACTCCGTCCACCCCAACTACGCGGAACGCCACGACCCCGCCAACCATCCGGTGCTCAACGGCGGTCCGCTGTTGAAGATCAACGCCAACCAGCGCTACACCACCGATGCGCCCGGCGCGGCCCGCTGGGCGGCCCTCTGCGCCGCTGCAGGGGTGCCGTACCAGGAATTCGTGTCCCACAATTCCGTTCCCTGCGGTTCAACCATCGGCCCCCTGACCGCGACGCGGCTCGGAATCCGGACCGTTGACGTGGGGATTCCCGTTCTTTCAATGCACTCGGCCCGGGAAATGGCCGGCGTGGAGGATCCCCTGCGTCTGGCCGCCGTGGCCCAGCTGTTCTTCGCGTCGGGTGCCGCCTGA
- a CDS encoding ABC transporter permease: protein MSTATTSKNPASSPAASSGSGLSFLRVLQSEWIKITTVPSTVILLAITVVVMVGLAALAAWGTAEIVNEFGGGADSPEAAQAGPPAADSLVPEIPASGLFFGQLLIASLAVVLIASEWGTGMIRSTFSAVPKRIPALLAKNLLIALISFVVGAGAAFISFLVAQPILGSADLSLSLDDDGVLASILNTGTCLALIAVFAMAIGTLLRNTAGGVVTAIGIIFVLPLVVAIVENLADWIPDAARFLPSNAGTQLVTAGPIADGALTQLQGGLVLAAWAAVLLIASLVVTKKRDV from the coding sequence GTGAGTACCGCTACAACATCCAAGAATCCCGCGTCATCGCCGGCGGCCTCCTCCGGCTCCGGGTTGAGCTTCCTCCGGGTCCTGCAATCCGAGTGGATCAAGATCACTACGGTCCCTTCCACCGTAATTCTCCTCGCCATCACCGTGGTGGTGATGGTCGGACTCGCAGCTCTCGCTGCCTGGGGCACAGCCGAGATTGTCAATGAATTCGGCGGCGGCGCCGACAGCCCGGAAGCAGCGCAGGCCGGGCCGCCTGCGGCAGACAGCCTGGTTCCGGAGATCCCCGCCAGCGGACTCTTCTTCGGCCAGTTGCTCATCGCTTCCCTGGCGGTGGTGCTCATCGCCTCGGAATGGGGCACCGGAATGATCCGCTCCACCTTCAGCGCTGTTCCGAAGCGCATTCCGGCGCTGCTGGCAAAGAACCTGCTTATCGCCCTGATTTCCTTCGTGGTCGGCGCCGGAGCCGCTTTCATTTCCTTCCTGGTGGCCCAGCCGATCCTGGGCAGCGCGGACCTCAGCCTGTCCCTGGATGATGACGGAGTGCTTGCCAGCATCCTCAACACCGGAACGTGCCTGGCACTGATCGCCGTGTTTGCCATGGCAATCGGAACCTTGCTGCGGAACACCGCCGGAGGCGTGGTGACTGCCATCGGCATCATCTTCGTCCTGCCCCTGGTAGTGGCCATCGTGGAGAACCTGGCGGACTGGATTCCGGACGCCGCACGGTTCCTGCCGAGCAACGCGGGAACCCAGCTGGTGACGGCCGGACCGATTGCGGACGGAGCCCTCACCCAGCTGCAGGGCGGCCTGGTCCTCGCAGCCTGGGCAGCTGTACTGCTGATCGCTTCCCTCGTCGTAACCAAGAAACGGGACGTCTAG
- a CDS encoding ABC transporter ATP-binding protein: MIEASGLSKRYGGKTAVDNVSFTVQPGKVTGFLGPNGAGKSTTMRMIVGLDRPTSGRVLVNGKPYARHKAPLREVGALLDAKAVHTKRSAYNHLRAMAATHGISANRVNEVIELTGLTSVAQKRVGGFSLGMGQRLGIASALLGDPSTVILDEPVNGLDPEGVLWVRHLARELAAEGRTVFLSSHLMSEMAQTADHLIVIGRGRIIADAPIADIIAGQKKVRVLVRTDSPRELLQALTGPEITGVEKETGLLEITGAEPRRIAETALERQILVYELTPLQVSLEDAYMELTRDDVEYRSKDRPQELSAAGTASGKGK; encoded by the coding sequence ATGATCGAGGCATCCGGCCTCTCGAAGCGCTACGGCGGCAAAACCGCCGTCGACAATGTTTCCTTTACTGTCCAGCCCGGCAAGGTCACCGGTTTCCTGGGTCCCAACGGGGCCGGTAAGTCGACCACCATGCGCATGATTGTGGGTCTGGACCGTCCGACCTCGGGCCGGGTGCTCGTCAACGGCAAACCCTACGCCCGGCACAAGGCACCCCTCCGCGAGGTCGGTGCCCTGCTCGACGCGAAAGCCGTCCACACCAAGCGCAGTGCCTATAACCACCTGCGGGCCATGGCAGCTACCCACGGCATTTCCGCCAACCGGGTGAACGAGGTCATTGAACTCACCGGCCTGACCTCCGTGGCGCAGAAAAGGGTGGGCGGCTTCTCCCTGGGGATGGGACAGCGGCTGGGCATTGCATCGGCCCTGCTGGGAGATCCCTCCACCGTCATCCTGGACGAGCCGGTCAACGGGCTGGATCCGGAAGGCGTCCTCTGGGTCCGCCATTTGGCCCGGGAACTTGCCGCGGAAGGCCGCACCGTTTTCCTTTCCTCCCACCTCATGAGCGAAATGGCGCAGACGGCGGATCATCTGATCGTCATCGGCCGCGGGCGGATTATTGCGGATGCACCTATCGCCGATATCATTGCCGGCCAGAAAAAGGTCCGCGTCCTAGTCCGGACCGACAGCCCGCGCGAACTGCTGCAGGCCCTGACCGGACCGGAGATCACCGGCGTCGAAAAGGAAACCGGCCTGCTGGAAATCACCGGCGCGGAACCGCGCCGTATCGCCGAGACCGCTTTGGAGCGGCAGATCCTGGTGTACGAACTGACGCCGCTGCAGGTGTCCCTTGAGGACGCTTACATGGAGCTGACCCGGGACGACGTTGAATACCGGTCCAAGGACCGGCCGCAGGAGCTTTCCGCTGCGGGAACTGCCTCCGGGAAGGGGAAATAG
- a CDS encoding ABC transporter ATP-binding protein, whose protein sequence is MIEARSLAKVFGGKTAVDDISFDVQPGKVTGFLGPNGAGKSTTMRMIMGLDYPTAGSVTVNRRLYADHKAPLREVGALLEARAVHPKRTAYNHLRALAASHGIPKERIIEVMELTGLGAAANKRVGGFSMGMGQRLGIAAALLGDPRTLIFDEPVNGLDPEGVQWVRHLARGLAAEGRTVFISSHLMSEMAVTADHLIVIGRGRILADAPMDQVLAGSGRERTLVRADDVDALAAAIGSDGVEIRRPAPGQLEILGMSARGIAEAALSRRILVTELTPRQASLEDAYMELTRGEVEYQSRVIEPTVGEIPSHP, encoded by the coding sequence ATGATTGAAGCCCGCAGCCTCGCCAAGGTCTTCGGCGGCAAGACTGCCGTCGACGACATCAGCTTCGACGTCCAGCCCGGCAAGGTCACCGGCTTCCTCGGCCCGAACGGGGCCGGCAAATCGACGACCATGCGCATGATCATGGGGCTGGACTATCCCACTGCCGGCAGCGTGACGGTCAACCGCCGGCTTTACGCCGACCACAAGGCGCCCTTGAGGGAGGTCGGTGCGCTCCTGGAGGCAAGGGCTGTCCACCCTAAGCGGACGGCTTACAACCATCTGCGCGCGCTCGCCGCCAGCCACGGCATCCCCAAGGAGCGCATCATCGAGGTCATGGAACTGACGGGCCTCGGTGCGGCGGCCAACAAACGTGTGGGCGGTTTCTCCATGGGGATGGGCCAGCGGCTGGGAATCGCGGCCGCATTGTTGGGAGATCCCCGCACGCTTATCTTCGACGAGCCGGTGAACGGACTGGACCCGGAGGGCGTGCAGTGGGTCCGCCATCTTGCCAGGGGCCTCGCGGCGGAGGGTCGCACGGTGTTCATTTCCTCGCATTTGATGAGCGAGATGGCAGTCACCGCCGACCACCTGATCGTGATTGGCCGCGGCAGGATCCTGGCGGATGCACCCATGGACCAGGTCCTCGCCGGCAGCGGCCGCGAACGTACCCTGGTGCGCGCGGACGACGTCGATGCCCTGGCGGCGGCGATAGGTTCGGATGGCGTGGAAATACGCCGGCCGGCACCGGGCCAGCTCGAAATCCTCGGGATGTCCGCCCGCGGTATTGCCGAAGCTGCGCTGTCGCGGCGGATCCTGGTCACTGAGCTGACCCCGCGGCAGGCGTCCCTGGAGGACGCCTATATGGAGTTGACCCGTGGAGAGGTCGAGTACCAGTCCCGGGTTATTGAGCCGACGGTCGGGGAAATCCCTAGTCATCCCTAA
- a CDS encoding ABC transporter permease, with amino-acid sequence MSAAVSATGIRAGTPSLPARWAGDGWTVTKRNLIKIKRSPDMIIFAVLQPIMFVLLFSQVYGGSIAVAGTDYTQFLMAGIFAQTVVFGSTFSGSAMAQDLKEGIIDRFRTLPMSPSAVLIGRTNADLALNGISMLIMMGTGLLVGWRVNSTPGRFLAAIGLLLLFSYAFSWVMALLGMTVRSPETINNASFIILFPITFISNAFVQSSNLPGPLQTFADWNPVSALVQAVRELFGNLGSAPVPDTWPMQNAVATVLIGSAVMLVVFVPLAVRKFESISSR; translated from the coding sequence ATGAGCGCCGCAGTGTCAGCAACCGGGATCCGGGCCGGCACCCCCAGCCTTCCCGCCCGCTGGGCCGGAGACGGCTGGACGGTCACCAAGCGGAACCTGATCAAAATCAAACGCTCGCCGGACATGATCATTTTTGCCGTGCTGCAGCCGATCATGTTCGTCCTGCTGTTCAGCCAGGTCTACGGGGGGTCCATCGCCGTGGCGGGGACGGACTACACCCAGTTCCTGATGGCAGGAATCTTCGCCCAGACCGTGGTCTTCGGATCCACGTTCTCCGGCTCCGCCATGGCACAGGACCTGAAAGAGGGGATCATTGACCGGTTCCGGACCCTGCCGATGAGCCCGTCCGCGGTGCTGATCGGCAGGACCAACGCCGACCTGGCGCTCAACGGGATCTCCATGCTCATCATGATGGGGACCGGCCTGCTGGTGGGCTGGCGGGTGAACTCCACGCCGGGCCGTTTCCTGGCCGCCATCGGGCTGCTTTTGCTGTTCTCCTACGCGTTCAGCTGGGTGATGGCCCTGCTCGGGATGACGGTGCGTTCACCGGAGACAATCAATAACGCGTCCTTTATCATCCTGTTCCCCATCACCTTTATTTCCAATGCGTTTGTGCAGAGCTCCAACCTCCCCGGACCGCTGCAGACCTTTGCGGACTGGAACCCGGTTTCGGCGCTGGTGCAGGCCGTGCGCGAGCTGTTCGGCAATCTCGGCAGCGCTCCCGTGCCGGACACCTGGCCGATGCAGAACGCCGTTGCCACGGTGCTGATCGGCTCGGCCGTGATGCTCGTGGTCTTCGTTCCGCTGGCGGTACGCAAATTCGAGTCGATCAGCTCCCGGTAG